TTACAGAATTGCTGCGTAAGATAAACGCCATATGTTTTGAGGCAGATAAACCAATTGACTTAAGAACCTGGTATATTCTTCGTATAAATCACTTTGTGCAATTAAGTTCAATCAGGGGGTAGATTGCTTGCTGTATGAAACCTTAGTAAAGAGCCTTTTGAAGGTTTTCTTTCTGAATGGGTATAAGCAGCAAAAGTTTTGCACAACTACCGTAGTTTTACGGAAAAAATGAAATTTTAATTATTACAAAACAAGTTGTCAGGAATTACGTGTCACGGCAGTGTATCTACAATTGCATATAAAAAAACTGACTAATACTCTGTCTGAAGTCAATTTCACAACAGGGGAATCATCTAAGATAACAAACCGAAATAACTACTATGGAAAGAATTGGTTATCTTCAGCTTGCATCAGCAAACGAAGCCTCAACAAGAAATGAGCATACTGCTGTGGGATTTTCTCTTAATCTTTTTGCTGGGTTGAATTGGAGAAAACTGTCTAATCGTGCAGCGATACATCTTTTATCTGTAACACTGACTTTGGTAGTCTTGAGTATAGCCGAGCGTGCGATAGCCCAAAGGGCTGACGCTCCGCGTATCGCACTCCAGAAAGTAGGAAGTGGAAGTAGTGGATCTCAAGTCTCAAATATCCAAAGGTGTTTGAGCAATTTAGGCTATTACAAAGGTCCTGTGACAGGTAAGTTTGCTTCCTTAACTCAGGATGCAGTGATTCGGTTCCAGCGAGCCAATGGACTACCAACTGTTGGATATGTCGGTGCAAGAACTCAACAACTATTGCAATCTCAATGTCAAAGTCGAAGATCTAATCAAAGATCGCGAGTGAGTGTTAGCACTGATTTGCGATCAGGTAGCAGTGGTCAAGCAGTCGCTAGATTGCAACAAAATTTAGGGCGTTTAGGTTTCTTTAATGGTCCTGTGACAGGTAATTTTGGTTCAGAAACTCAGCAAGCAGTCATCAGATTCCAGCAATCACGTGGAATACGTGCTGATGGTGTTGTTGGTGCGAGAACAGAAGAAGCAATACGCACCAGTTTTAACACAAATGATTCCTCAGTCAGTGTTAACACTTATCAAGACACAAATAATTCCTCAGTCAGTGTTAGCAGTTACCAAGACACAAATAATTCCTCTAATTCCTCAGTCAGTGTTAGCAATTACCAAGATGGCGTCGGTGGAGATAGCTTACCAAATGCTTTGAATGTGGGTGACTCAGGTGCTCAGGTGAGAGGATTGCAACAGGATTTGCAGCAGCTGAGCTACTTTAGGGTGAATCCAACTGGTTATTTTGGTCGAACAACTCAAGAAGCTGTAGCACGTTTTCAGCAAGATCATGAAATCACACCCAACGGTATTGCTGACTCACAAACCTTGGGAGCAATAAGCACAGCTTTAGCACAACAAGGTAATGGACAAAATTATGGACAAAGTAATGGGCAAAATTACGGCCAAAATTATGGACAAAGTAATGGGCAAAATTACGGCCAAAATTATGGACAAAATTATAGTTGTTCGACCACCGGAGATATCTGTCAGGGTGAGACAAGTCAGCGAGTGACCACCATACAACAGCGTTTGCAGAATTTAGGATTTTTTAAAGGTAATGTCACTGGTTTTTATGGTCCTGCAACCAGAGATGCTGTGGTTCAATTTCAGCGAAACTCTCGCTTAGAAACAACAGGATCTGTCAATTTTCAAACTTGGCAAGCATTAGGTTTGACCAACAACCCGAACAACTCTACAGGATTGAACCCTAAAGAGAATCGCTATGTTGTTCTCATCCCGATTTCTAGAAACGACACTTTAAATGAAGTGCGTCAATATATACCGGAAGCTTTCCGCGCTGAATCTAGACTCGGTCCCTATGTCAATGCTGGACAATTTAGAGAACGCTCACAAGCAGAAGATTTGTCTAAGTGGTTACGTTCACGTGGGTTAGATGCACGGGTAGAATACTTCTAATGGTTAAGAGCTATGAGCTAAGAGTGAGGAGTTATGAGTTATAACTCCTCACTGTTGATTTGTGTAACTTGATTCCTCACTTTTCGCGTAATCTAAAGATAATGGCAGAAACTCGTATTGGGATTATTGGTGGCAGTGGTTTATACAAAATGGACGCCCTCAAAAATATCGAAGAGGTACAAGTCCAGACACCTTTTGGTTCTCCATCGGATGCTTTGATACTGGGAACTTTAGAGGGTACACGAGTTGCTTTTTTAGCGCGTCATGGTCGCAATCACACGCTGTTGCCTTCCGAGTTGCCATTTCGCGCCAATATTTATGCAATGAAGCAACTGGGTGTGGAGTATCTGATCTCTGCTTCTGCTGTCGGTTCTTTGAAAGAAGAAGTAAAACCATTGGATATGGTGGTTCCCGATCAATTTATTGATAGAACGAAAAATCGGGTTTCAACGTTTTTCGGTGAGGGGATTGTTGCTCATATCGCTTTTGGTGATCCGATTTGTAAAAATTTGGCAGTTGTTGTTGCAGAGGCGATTGCCTCCCAAAACTTACCAGATATCACTGTCCATCGTGGTGGTACTTATGTGTGTATGGAGGGACCAGCATTTTCAACAAAGGCGGAATCCAATCTTTACCGCAGTTGGGGCGCAACGGTGATTGGAATGACCAATTTACCAGAGGCGAAGTTAGCACGGGAAGCAGAGATTGCCTATGCTACGCTTGCTTTAGTGACTGATTATGATTGTTGGCATCCAGATCACGATAACGTGACAGTGGACATGGTCATTGCTAATTTGCAGCGAAATGCACTCAACGCTCAGAAAGTCATTCAAGAAACAGTGCGGCGTTTGAGCGAAAATCCACCCTCAAGTGATGCACATTCAGCGCTAAAGCATGCGATTTTGACAAACTTAGATAAAGCTCCCGCAGCAACTAAAGAAAAGTTGGGGTTGTTGTTGAAAAAGTATATCTAGAAACGAGAGTATCATACAAACACCAAAATTGCGCGTACGCCTGCGGTACGCTTTGCGTACCGCAGGAG
This portion of the Brasilonema sennae CENA114 genome encodes:
- a CDS encoding peptidoglycan-binding protein — translated: MERIGYLQLASANEASTRNEHTAVGFSLNLFAGLNWRKLSNRAAIHLLSVTLTLVVLSIAERAIAQRADAPRIALQKVGSGSSGSQVSNIQRCLSNLGYYKGPVTGKFASLTQDAVIRFQRANGLPTVGYVGARTQQLLQSQCQSRRSNQRSRVSVSTDLRSGSSGQAVARLQQNLGRLGFFNGPVTGNFGSETQQAVIRFQQSRGIRADGVVGARTEEAIRTSFNTNDSSVSVNTYQDTNNSSVSVSSYQDTNNSSNSSVSVSNYQDGVGGDSLPNALNVGDSGAQVRGLQQDLQQLSYFRVNPTGYFGRTTQEAVARFQQDHEITPNGIADSQTLGAISTALAQQGNGQNYGQSNGQNYGQNYGQSNGQNYGQNYGQNYSCSTTGDICQGETSQRVTTIQQRLQNLGFFKGNVTGFYGPATRDAVVQFQRNSRLETTGSVNFQTWQALGLTNNPNNSTGLNPKENRYVVLIPISRNDTLNEVRQYIPEAFRAESRLGPYVNAGQFRERSQAEDLSKWLRSRGLDARVEYF
- a CDS encoding S-methyl-5'-thioadenosine phosphorylase; its protein translation is MAETRIGIIGGSGLYKMDALKNIEEVQVQTPFGSPSDALILGTLEGTRVAFLARHGRNHTLLPSELPFRANIYAMKQLGVEYLISASAVGSLKEEVKPLDMVVPDQFIDRTKNRVSTFFGEGIVAHIAFGDPICKNLAVVVAEAIASQNLPDITVHRGGTYVCMEGPAFSTKAESNLYRSWGATVIGMTNLPEAKLAREAEIAYATLALVTDYDCWHPDHDNVTVDMVIANLQRNALNAQKVIQETVRRLSENPPSSDAHSALKHAILTNLDKAPAATKEKLGLLLKKYI